Proteins co-encoded in one Dermacentor albipictus isolate Rhodes 1998 colony unplaced genomic scaffold, USDA_Dalb.pri_finalv2 scaffold_291, whole genome shotgun sequence genomic window:
- the LOC139053881 gene encoding UDP-N-acetylglucosamine transferase subunit ALG13-like isoform X1, which translates to MTSLCTMLCQEEGNQKIDAYLNSLGFWRKQIAADGSCLFRVVSEHVYNTQTKHEAVRRACVQHLRENKSTYAKYLDGDFENYLLNMENVKVWGGHLEMHAMATLYKKDFVIFDSPSKSPYYATENRFQSVVMMCNTHGNHYDAVYSKQELDAAAFCQSILYKILYENVFEMGGDVDLAVQMMLHDKKSFKHRKHMNFEQWKECVKFGIETNVLPEEEQATASEVVTALANRIAPFPFKVAKALDPTIYRNVEYDNWKEAEKEKMRSEQLVIPDLKPGVKCLAHHATSLPSWTAISLVAEF; encoded by the exons ATGACTTCGCTGTGCACAATGCTGTGCCAAGAAGAAGGTAACCAGAAAATTGATGCATATCTCAACTCATTGGGGTTCTGGAGAAAGCAGATCGCCGCTGATGGCTCCTGCTTGTTCAGAGTGGTGTCTGAGCAC GTGTACAACACGCAGACGAAACATGAAGCTGTACGACGAGCATGCGTGCAACATTTACGTGAGAACAAGTCCACTTATGCAAAG TACCTTGATGGGGACTTCGAGAACTACCTGTTGAATATGGAAAATGTGAAG gtctGGGGCGGCCATTTGGAGATGCATGCTATGGCAACACTTTACAA GAAAGACTTTGTCATCTTTGACAGCCCATCCAAAAGTCCCTACTACGCAACTGAAAATCGCTTCCAAAGTGTG GTGATGATGTGCAACACCCATGGTAATCACTATGATGCAGTCTACTCAAAACAAGAACTTGATGCTGCAGCATTCTGCCAAT CCATTCTGTACAAAATTTTGTACGAAAATGTTTTTGAGATGGGAGGCGATGTTGACTTGGCAGTTCAAATGATGCTCCATGACAAGAAATCCTTCAAGCACAGGAAGCACATGAACTTTGAGCAGTGGAAAGAGTG TGTAAAGTTTGGCATAGAGACCAACGTCCTTCCTGAAGAAGAACAG GCCACTGCTTCTGAAGTGGTGACTGCATTGGCCAACCGAATAGCCCCATTCCCATTTAAAGTTGCCAAGGCTTTGGACCCGACAATCTACAGGAATGTTGAATATGACAACTGGAAAGAGGCAGAGAAAG AGAAGATGCGCAGTGAACAACTCGTGATTCCAGACTTGAAGCCTGGAGTTAAATGTTTG
- the LOC139053881 gene encoding UDP-N-acetylglucosamine transferase subunit ALG13-like isoform X2, producing the protein MHISTHWGSGESRSPLMAPACSEWCLSTCTTRRRNMKLYDEHACNIYVRTSPLMQRKDFVIFDSPSKSPYYATENRFQSVVMMCNTHGNHYDAVYSKQELDAAAFCQSILYKILYENVFEMGGDVDLAVQMMLHDKKSFKHRKHMNFEQWKECVKFGIETNVLPEEEQATASEVVTALANRIAPFPFKVAKALDPTIYRNVEYDNWKEAEKEKMRSEQLVIPDLKPGVKCLAHHATSLPSWTAISLVAEF; encoded by the exons ATGCATATCTCAACTCATTGGGGTTCTGGAGAAAGCAGATCGCCGCTGATGGCTCCTGCTTGTTCAGAGTGGTGTCTGAGCAC GTGTACAACACGCAGACGAAACATGAAGCTGTACGACGAGCATGCGTGCAACATTTACGTGAGAACAAGTCCACTTATGCAAAG GAAAGACTTTGTCATCTTTGACAGCCCATCCAAAAGTCCCTACTACGCAACTGAAAATCGCTTCCAAAGTGTG GTGATGATGTGCAACACCCATGGTAATCACTATGATGCAGTCTACTCAAAACAAGAACTTGATGCTGCAGCATTCTGCCAAT CCATTCTGTACAAAATTTTGTACGAAAATGTTTTTGAGATGGGAGGCGATGTTGACTTGGCAGTTCAAATGATGCTCCATGACAAGAAATCCTTCAAGCACAGGAAGCACATGAACTTTGAGCAGTGGAAAGAGTG TGTAAAGTTTGGCATAGAGACCAACGTCCTTCCTGAAGAAGAACAG GCCACTGCTTCTGAAGTGGTGACTGCATTGGCCAACCGAATAGCCCCATTCCCATTTAAAGTTGCCAAGGCTTTGGACCCGACAATCTACAGGAATGTTGAATATGACAACTGGAAAGAGGCAGAGAAAG AGAAGATGCGCAGTGAACAACTCGTGATTCCAGACTTGAAGCCTGGAGTTAAATGTTTG
- the LOC139053882 gene encoding uncharacterized protein — MKARMQSLTKETYEATVMTTRSTVAVVEYMLNDLGFKYVLTRGLNSDPVESVFSCFRQFNGGNDRVDARAAVFTAEKLLKVGILQAASTGNAPSSSECKTALKGWNHDGDREDPAIPEAALAVLWKLQHVMKHDEVPPHLEFAPLTYMAGYLAFVCEQKVACRECKVRLKGSASRAGAYHFTFSLDQGGLSYPRPEVVWLCKLLCTFVELALQSAEVYRCGKLCQLLSCAVLPHLMVCPLMWCAKCTDQYHCRELCEIFLKKFLRPLLANWAGDLTSSLDSVLRLSRKPLSRKVLRL, encoded by the exons ATGAAAGCCCGTATGCAGTCGCTTACAAAGGAGACTTACGAGGCTACCGTAATGACAACTAGATCAACAGTTGCCGTCGTTGAGTACATGCTGAACGACCTGGG CTTCAAGTACGTACTGACCCGTGGGCTCAACAGCGATCCAGTAGAGTCTGTGTTCAGCTGCTTCCGCCAATTCAATGGTGGTAATGACCGAGTTGATGCAAGAGCCGCAGTCTTCACAGCGGAGAAGTTGCTGAAG GTCGGGATTTTACAGGCTGCCAGCACTGGAAACGCGCCATCAAGTTCAGAGTGCAAGACAGCGCTGAAAGGTTGGAACCACGACGGTGACCGAGAAGACCCAGCTATACCGGAGGCAGCCCTGGCAGTGTTGTGGAAGTTGCAGCATGTGATGAAGCACGACGAGGTCCCTCCACACCTTGAGTTCGCACCGCTCACATACATGGCGGGGTACCTGGCTTTCGTCTGTGAGCAAAAG GTGGCGTGCCGTGAATGCAAGGTGCGACTAAAAGGAAGTGCTTCGCGGGCTGGAGCGTATCACTTCACATTCAGTCTTGACCAAGGTGGACTGAGCTACCCGCGGCCTGAAGTCGTCTGGTTATGCAAGCTGCTGTGTACTTTCGTCGAATTAGCTCTGCAGTCTGCTGAAGTTTATCGCTGTGGGAAACTGTGCCAGCTCCTCTCATGTGCTGTGCTCCCACACCTCATGGTTTGCCCGCTCATGTGGTGTGCAAAGTGTACGGACCAGTATCACTGTCGAGAGCTTTGCGAGATATTTCTAAAAAAGTTCCTGAGACCCCTCCTGGCGAACTGGGCTGGTGACCTTACCAGCTCTTTGGACAGTGTGCTCAGGCTTTCAAGAAAGCCTCTTTCCCGCAAGGTCCTGCGTTTGTAG